The Gimibacter soli genome includes a region encoding these proteins:
- a CDS encoding helix-turn-helix domain-containing protein codes for MIASTSMQERDETETSIFLLEVGNRIRARRKERKMTLKDLSEASNVPLSTLSKVETGGMSLNVQKLVSVCKALDLDVMQLVSPEEPDQSGPKLVTGRRSVTHLGQARRVQTTHTLYEHHAADFRNRRLVPTVMWIEAGLEPELVRHQGEEFIFVLEGEVEVQTEFYEPTRLSVGESMYIDSTMGHNVRALGGKPAKILNVMTARFEEAVPDAVG; via the coding sequence ATGATCGCATCGACATCCATGCAAGAAAGGGATGAGACTGAAACGTCCATTTTCCTTCTGGAGGTCGGCAACAGGATTCGGGCGCGGCGCAAAGAACGCAAGATGACGCTCAAGGACCTGAGCGAGGCAAGCAATGTGCCCCTTTCCACGTTATCGAAGGTCGAAACGGGCGGTATGTCACTCAATGTCCAGAAGCTGGTCAGCGTCTGCAAGGCACTTGACCTCGATGTAATGCAACTGGTTTCCCCCGAGGAGCCCGACCAAAGCGGCCCGAAGCTGGTCACAGGGCGCCGCAGTGTCACTCACCTCGGCCAGGCCCGGCGCGTGCAAACGACCCATACCTTGTATGAACACCACGCTGCCGATTTCCGAAACCGCCGGCTCGTGCCCACCGTAATGTGGATCGAAGCTGGCCTTGAGCCTGAACTGGTGCGCCATCAGGGCGAGGAATTCATTTTCGTTCTCGAAGGCGAGGTAGAGGTTCAGACGGAATTTTATGAGCCGACAAGGCTTTCTGTTGGCGAAAGCATGTATATCGATTCAACCATGGGCCACAACGTGCGCGCTCTTGGCGGTAAACCGGCCAAAATCCTGAATGTCATGACCGCCCGCTTCGAGGAGGCTGTACCGGATGCAGTCGGCTAG
- a CDS encoding TonB-dependent receptor — translation MAGNTAVQAADADADKADLTLEEIVVTANKRTENLSDVAMSVRAIGGEEIDARGLQGMGDYLTSVPSIAYNERGGGRNQITIRGITTGALAADPNTVGYYFGDVPVSATARGNPDLKLFDVERVEILRGPQGTLYGAGSMGGTIKVVPAGAKLNEVEGTVEGVISKTRYGGTNYSGAGAVNVPIAEDKMAVRLVAYGYENTGYVDNVASGATAYGIPDKVTNNVASETTKGGRFAMKIQATEKLSLDTMIIVQNQNVDGLPEVSLPDGGWTQNRWRQEDLNDDFRVYNLVANYEGDAVNLTASTAYVERDWNQLRDIHALGLFAFLPDAPLQLYDGNEEKFWVHEARLSSNTDSKFQWLAGGFLLDKKLDFSNGLQWFGSAQSIEDSLLGVLFGATKDMVLHARNNTHNANQYALFGEASYQFTEKLKATLGLRWFKFTDDRELAVSGIFSNSTDLLTTSADTFNPKVALNYTPNDDHLYYVSATKGFRPGNPNNPLPDACTADLKARGFDKAPDGTTPDSLWSYEAGTKLSLADGRVALNGAVFYIDWKNIPTSYILPCGFSFGFNADTATSKGLEVELAAQISSNWRLDIGGAYTDAHLDASFNPDTGELRNEGGQTPGVPELTLGLGTDYSFELAGRWASMIRLDAQYVGGYYNFLPSEAVRQRAGDYATVNLRWNTDFNGLNFELFANNLFNETVNIVVDTEFTDGRTYRGRPRTIGARVRYQF, via the coding sequence ATGGCCGGCAATACAGCGGTGCAAGCCGCTGATGCTGATGCCGATAAAGCGGATCTCACGCTTGAGGAGATTGTTGTTACGGCCAACAAGCGCACTGAAAATCTGAGTGATGTAGCAATGAGCGTCCGTGCGATCGGTGGCGAGGAAATCGATGCTCGCGGATTGCAGGGCATGGGTGATTATCTGACGTCTGTGCCGAGCATTGCCTACAATGAGCGGGGTGGTGGCCGGAACCAGATCACCATCCGCGGGATCACCACTGGCGCGCTTGCCGCCGACCCCAACACTGTTGGCTATTATTTCGGCGATGTACCAGTGTCTGCAACTGCCCGCGGCAATCCGGACCTCAAGCTCTTCGACGTGGAACGGGTTGAAATCCTGCGCGGTCCACAAGGCACACTCTATGGCGCCGGCTCGATGGGAGGCACCATCAAGGTCGTTCCGGCGGGCGCCAAACTCAACGAAGTTGAAGGGACCGTCGAGGGCGTAATCTCGAAGACTCGCTATGGTGGCACCAATTACAGCGGTGCCGGTGCGGTGAACGTACCGATAGCGGAAGACAAGATGGCTGTGCGCCTTGTTGCCTACGGTTACGAAAACACGGGTTACGTCGACAATGTCGCGAGCGGCGCGACGGCATATGGCATTCCGGATAAAGTGACGAACAACGTGGCCAGCGAAACGACGAAAGGCGGACGTTTCGCAATGAAGATCCAGGCGACCGAAAAGCTTTCGCTGGATACCATGATCATTGTCCAGAACCAGAATGTGGATGGTCTGCCCGAGGTTTCTTTGCCCGATGGCGGCTGGACGCAAAATCGCTGGCGACAGGAAGACCTGAATGACGACTTCAGGGTCTATAACCTTGTTGCCAACTATGAGGGTGATGCTGTCAACCTCACGGCTTCCACGGCTTATGTGGAACGTGACTGGAACCAGCTGCGCGATATCCACGCTCTTGGGCTATTTGCCTTCCTGCCGGATGCGCCCTTGCAGCTTTATGATGGCAACGAGGAAAAATTCTGGGTGCATGAGGCACGCCTCAGCTCCAACACGGATAGCAAATTCCAGTGGCTGGCCGGCGGCTTCCTTCTCGACAAGAAACTCGACTTCTCAAACGGCCTGCAATGGTTTGGCAGCGCGCAAAGTATAGAGGACTCGCTGCTTGGCGTGCTGTTCGGCGCGACAAAGGACATGGTCCTGCATGCGCGCAATAACACACACAATGCCAACCAGTATGCGCTGTTCGGTGAGGCGAGCTATCAGTTCACCGAAAAGCTGAAGGCAACGCTTGGCTTGCGCTGGTTCAAGTTCACGGACGACCGCGAACTGGCCGTGTCGGGGATTTTCAGCAACAGCACAGACCTGCTGACGACTTCAGCTGATACGTTCAACCCGAAAGTGGCGCTGAATTATACGCCGAATGATGACCACCTCTACTATGTGTCGGCCACGAAGGGCTTCCGTCCGGGCAATCCGAACAATCCTCTGCCGGATGCCTGCACGGCCGACCTGAAGGCACGAGGCTTCGACAAGGCACCCGATGGCACCACGCCTGACAGCCTGTGGAGCTATGAAGCTGGTACCAAGCTCTCGCTGGCCGATGGCCGGGTCGCGCTCAACGGGGCTGTCTTCTACATTGACTGGAAGAATATCCCGACAAGCTACATCCTGCCTTGCGGCTTCTCCTTTGGCTTCAACGCCGATACCGCGACCAGCAAAGGCCTTGAGGTCGAACTCGCGGCACAGATCAGCAGCAATTGGCGGCTTGATATCGGCGGTGCCTACACGGACGCGCATCTCGATGCATCCTTCAATCCCGATACCGGCGAGCTGCGCAACGAAGGTGGCCAGACACCGGGCGTACCTGAGCTCACCCTGGGTCTCGGCACCGATTACAGCTTTGAGCTTGCCGGCCGCTGGGCCAGCATGATCCGTCTGGATGCGCAATATGTTGGCGGTTACTACAACTTCCTGCCTTCCGAAGCTGTCCGGCAGCGGGCAGGGGACTATGCGACCGTGAACCTGCGCTGGAACACCGACTTCAACGGCTTGAACTTCGAACTGTTTGCCAACAACCTGTTCAATGAAACCGTGAACATAGTGGTCGATACCGAATTCACCGATGGCCGGACCTATCGCGGTCGGCCGCGCACCATCGGCGCACGTGTCCGGTATCAGTTCTGA
- a CDS encoding serine hydrolase domain-containing protein, translating to MRSLAKLFCHGMAVVAVAVGWQAQADAANGTQITEEAVTAWADETFGAALDKGQITGATISVVKDGALLMAKGYGRANAMVEGVVDPAATRFRIGSITKTFTATLLARLIDQGIIKSVDDPANHYLKRYQLPDNDGHAITIRELMTHSAGFEDTFHFLGSEESQPIPIPAEIFDRMRPAFVRPAGHSVNYSNFGVATLGLLVEDQMGAPINELMERYIFDPLEMKDTDLLVDTKVPAGIGVPGTIAPDGSVTATRFVPINPAAAQTGSIVSTAPDMVKFMLAHLDAGRTSDRIMSPSGFARMAKRYAENSPALTGLGMTFFLDNWNGHTTIAHGGNWVGFHSWMTMIPDEHAGVFISLMSEAPLPTVGQRFLSAFFPERAAKPSTALLSASSLNDAFMRHFLGQKRPLGPAVETDLEQYAGSYQADRRNFTSAEKLGELIYFGQGLLDVTADEKGLYLGGAGPFVPQGQGIFMHETARAAIQIEPDSLTGRMTLTPDIGIYTFSRVPALMHPALHTGIFIVTCLVAALCIVAIVFVRPAEGAERISLALPSLLLVLLPVLAFAGYDAAGSMMNDLYAGELGRTRLVVMCANLAVLAAVWLALGVRHLQQRGVRLIAIVTLANAAVALLILWHYNGLGWSMPGSA from the coding sequence ATGAGATCCTTAGCAAAGCTTTTTTGTCACGGCATGGCTGTGGTGGCTGTTGCCGTTGGCTGGCAGGCGCAGGCCGACGCCGCAAATGGTACGCAGATCACTGAAGAGGCGGTGACAGCCTGGGCCGACGAGACGTTCGGTGCCGCCCTCGACAAAGGCCAGATCACCGGCGCCACCATCAGTGTGGTTAAAGACGGCGCCCTATTGATGGCCAAAGGGTACGGTCGTGCGAATGCGATGGTTGAAGGTGTTGTGGACCCCGCTGCAACCCGGTTTCGCATCGGCTCCATTACCAAGACTTTCACGGCCACCTTGCTTGCGCGTTTGATTGATCAGGGCATTATCAAATCGGTCGACGACCCCGCCAATCACTATCTGAAACGTTACCAGCTGCCGGACAATGACGGTCACGCGATCACCATTCGCGAGTTGATGACGCATTCGGCGGGTTTCGAGGATACATTCCATTTCCTCGGATCGGAAGAATCACAGCCGATTCCGATTCCTGCCGAGATTTTTGACCGGATGCGCCCGGCCTTTGTTCGGCCTGCCGGTCACAGCGTCAATTATTCCAACTTCGGGGTCGCCACGCTCGGGCTGCTCGTTGAAGACCAGATGGGCGCTCCGATCAATGAACTGATGGAGCGCTATATCTTTGATCCTCTCGAGATGAAGGATACTGACCTGTTGGTCGACACCAAGGTCCCAGCGGGCATTGGGGTGCCGGGTACGATAGCGCCGGATGGTTCAGTTACCGCAACCCGGTTCGTGCCGATCAATCCGGCTGCAGCGCAGACTGGTTCAATCGTCTCGACGGCGCCTGACATGGTCAAATTCATGCTCGCCCATCTTGATGCCGGCCGCACGTCGGACAGGATCATGTCGCCTTCGGGCTTCGCGCGCATGGCAAAGCGCTATGCTGAAAACTCGCCAGCGCTCACGGGCCTTGGTATGACCTTTTTCCTCGATAACTGGAATGGTCATACGACCATCGCTCATGGTGGCAACTGGGTTGGCTTCCACAGCTGGATGACGATGATTCCAGATGAGCATGCGGGCGTTTTCATCTCGCTGATGAGCGAAGCCCCACTGCCGACAGTCGGTCAGCGTTTCCTTTCGGCCTTTTTTCCCGAGCGTGCTGCAAAGCCATCCACCGCCTTGCTTTCCGCGAGCAGCCTGAACGACGCTTTCATGCGGCACTTCCTTGGCCAGAAGCGACCGCTCGGGCCGGCTGTGGAGACGGACCTTGAACAATATGCCGGTTCGTATCAGGCAGACCGACGCAATTTCACAAGCGCTGAGAAGCTGGGTGAACTCATCTATTTCGGGCAAGGCCTGCTGGACGTCACCGCCGATGAAAAGGGGCTGTATCTCGGAGGTGCCGGGCCCTTTGTCCCGCAAGGGCAAGGTATCTTCATGCATGAAACTGCACGGGCTGCGATACAGATAGAGCCGGACAGTTTGACCGGCAGGATGACGCTCACACCTGATATCGGGATTTACACCTTCTCGCGTGTACCGGCCCTCATGCACCCGGCTCTCCATACAGGTATTTTCATCGTGACCTGTCTGGTTGCTGCGCTTTGCATTGTAGCCATAGTATTCGTGCGCCCCGCTGAGGGGGCAGAGCGCATTTCGCTGGCACTGCCGAGCCTTCTTCTTGTCCTTCTGCCGGTGCTCGCCTTTGCGGGGTATGACGCAGCTGGTTCGATGATGAACGACCTGTATGCGGGCGAGCTTGGCCGTACACGCCTGGTGGTAATGTGCGCAAATCTCGCTGTGTTGGCGGCCGTCTGGCTCGCGTTGGGCGTCAGGCACTTGCAGCAACGCGGTGTGAGGTTGATCGCAATCGTCACGCTGGCCAATGCGGCCGTCGCCCTTCTCATCCTGTGGCACTATAACGGGCTCGGCTGGTCTATGCCGGGTTCTGCCTGA
- a CDS encoding RidA family protein, which produces MHVIGQPLVLKDGTQVPLSPGIRCGNLVFLSGQLGLTPEMTLAGDDVVVQTQQALANIARLLDEAGSSMSHVVKATVWLTDKADFPAFNKAYAAAFGGCFPARSTVVSDLLIPGARVEIEVVACVPEN; this is translated from the coding sequence ATGCATGTGATTGGTCAGCCACTCGTCCTGAAGGACGGTACTCAAGTGCCGCTCAGTCCGGGAATTCGTTGTGGCAATCTCGTTTTTCTTTCGGGTCAGCTCGGCCTCACACCCGAGATGACGCTGGCCGGTGATGACGTCGTCGTGCAGACGCAGCAGGCGCTTGCCAATATCGCAAGGCTCCTTGATGAGGCTGGCTCCAGCATGTCGCATGTCGTGAAGGCGACCGTCTGGCTCACCGACAAGGCCGATTTTCCTGCCTTCAATAAGGCCTATGCGGCGGCATTCGGAGGATGTTTTCCTGCGCGGTCGACGGTTGTTTCTGATCTGCTCATTCCTGGCGCGCGCGTCGAAATCGAAGTTGTCGCATGCGTGCCGGAGAACTGA
- a CDS encoding alpha/beta fold hydrolase, with translation MRAGELIGAAIAAVCAFTSAPGVSATDPAIEWQEPCAFEAAKDVAPDRVKCGVLTVPLDWSGSGTAAARLPVAVIRTLSDTPQPDPVVFLSGGPGGAPTTSAHSFSLFAAHAFGKDRDIILFTQRGAQSTEPELRCDPLRDIRLSIVADDMTMAERDAKISSAARACLASLAAKGIPLHAFSAKQNAHDMRALRQALGVRQWNLLGVSYGTYMALEAVRLDPEGVRTLILDSVVSPESDLFMSEASGNFERGISRIVEACAASESCSGHFPNLSASLDAIVAALAKAPPTVMLTGKDGKADVRVVVNDHDFLSLIHWMLYSPQALPLVPMLIDATASGDLGPLTTLMNSVYPAPAAVGDSAAGAFFAIVCADQYRPSRGRDLGKGRFGHFAIISFMQDVCADPVRGYGRMQSSEPVRVQTPTLILSGRFDPMTPDVYAEEIAGTLPNSQLVRFGNWGHSVLSGYRECQTDLAAAFLSKPESHLLSSSCDAEKLSPEFRVQLSDRT, from the coding sequence ATGCGTGCCGGAGAACTGATCGGAGCAGCAATCGCCGCGGTGTGCGCATTTACCAGTGCGCCGGGTGTCTCAGCGACCGACCCCGCGATTGAGTGGCAAGAGCCTTGTGCATTCGAAGCAGCAAAAGACGTTGCACCTGACCGCGTGAAATGTGGTGTGCTGACCGTCCCGCTTGATTGGTCAGGGAGTGGTACGGCAGCCGCCCGTTTGCCAGTCGCTGTTATTCGTACCCTCTCTGATACCCCGCAGCCTGACCCGGTGGTTTTTCTATCGGGTGGTCCGGGCGGCGCGCCGACCACATCGGCTCATTCTTTCAGTCTGTTCGCTGCGCACGCCTTCGGCAAAGACAGGGACATCATCCTGTTCACCCAGCGCGGTGCCCAGTCGACTGAGCCCGAACTGCGGTGCGATCCGTTGCGTGATATCCGGCTGTCGATTGTGGCGGACGACATGACCATGGCTGAACGCGACGCGAAAATATCGTCGGCAGCGCGAGCCTGCCTCGCATCCCTTGCTGCAAAAGGCATCCCGCTCCATGCTTTCTCAGCCAAGCAGAACGCGCATGATATGCGAGCGTTGCGGCAAGCCCTCGGGGTGCGGCAATGGAACCTCCTTGGGGTCTCCTATGGCACCTATATGGCCCTTGAAGCGGTTCGGCTCGACCCAGAAGGCGTTCGCACCTTGATCTTGGATTCCGTTGTCTCGCCTGAAAGCGATCTTTTCATGTCGGAAGCCAGCGGCAATTTCGAACGTGGCATCAGCCGCATTGTGGAGGCTTGCGCGGCAAGCGAGTCCTGTTCCGGTCATTTTCCCAATCTTTCAGCTTCGTTAGACGCTATCGTGGCCGCCCTCGCCAAAGCCCCGCCCACGGTGATGCTGACGGGCAAGGACGGCAAAGCTGATGTTCGGGTAGTGGTCAACGATCATGATTTTCTGAGCCTGATCCATTGGATGCTCTATAGCCCGCAGGCACTGCCATTGGTGCCAATGTTGATCGATGCTACGGCATCAGGAGATTTGGGGCCGCTGACAACGCTGATGAATAGCGTTTACCCCGCTCCCGCCGCAGTGGGGGACAGCGCAGCAGGAGCATTTTTCGCCATTGTGTGCGCCGACCAATATCGGCCGTCACGCGGCCGCGATCTCGGCAAAGGACGCTTCGGCCACTTCGCGATCATCAGCTTCATGCAAGATGTCTGCGCCGATCCTGTGCGCGGTTACGGCAGGATGCAGTCGTCCGAACCCGTCCGTGTCCAGACGCCGACCCTGATCCTCAGTGGACGTTTTGATCCAATGACCCCTGATGTCTACGCCGAAGAAATCGCTGGAACCCTGCCCAACAGCCAGCTAGTCCGCTTTGGCAACTGGGGGCATTCCGTCCTCAGCGGTTATAGGGAATGCCAGACAGATCTTGCTGCTGCATTCCTGTCGAAGCCGGAGAGCCATCTTTTATCTTCATCATGTGACGCGGAGAAGCTTTCACCGGAATTCAGAGTTCAGCTATCAGATCGAACCTAG
- a CDS encoding MobA/MobL family protein produces the protein MSFDEFLANLSLGRDDFERVKMGRLTHDEEREALALVRSTELERQLRHLLEGTGGRQVVPFRFGPKRLSVNDRQPFHFHYQSHSRARQEGLPLSRLLYRPLGTEWPKGTRRHERIRDKQSGRTLVSLPIRAMPPKDWSPVPRTQAVFLRKGIAPGTNAWFATEYLIRAEAVETDKHGALIYASRDALKPELWQAIEDIERRGDGRLQTRIIAELPYESEIGPWGRREIARKFAVWFEELGLPHVIVVHRPDDHGDQRNYHLHVVFHDRSISIVDGDLWWENRKDPRFYAGKKSNGPVVELRRLYADLCNEQFAWAGLPRRFDPASYKELGIEAHPAKHLGKDASALERSGQRTASGDQNFHIALERSYNLARDAYVGRRSKIHKALEDAQKIKDRLVAAHRRVLSIFAEEGAGWRLARREPPKTKRHARARPVEASLAQAIEAIETSIKSIEWAMPIPGWSVFADWRLSLLRDVWPVFLEQGRLAELANVMREHFSKRYEAAHSVERRHLDAVGANADKLLWEAEGQVHLAEAAEAWLRMDSGEKVELSPSGPASQYLRDWQPKRSRFLGW, from the coding sequence ATGTCATTTGATGAGTTTTTGGCGAACTTGTCGCTTGGTCGCGATGACTTTGAGCGTGTGAAGATGGGGCGTCTTACGCACGATGAAGAACGGGAGGCATTGGCGCTTGTCAGAAGCACAGAGCTCGAAAGGCAGCTTCGGCATTTGCTTGAGGGCACAGGTGGTCGGCAGGTCGTTCCCTTCCGTTTTGGACCGAAACGCCTGTCCGTGAATGACCGTCAGCCCTTTCACTTTCACTACCAGTCGCACAGTCGAGCGCGGCAAGAGGGGCTGCCGCTTTCGCGTCTTCTCTATCGTCCTCTTGGCACGGAATGGCCGAAAGGGACGAGACGTCATGAGCGAATTCGCGACAAGCAATCCGGACGCACTCTGGTTTCTTTGCCCATCAGAGCCATGCCTCCCAAGGACTGGTCACCTGTTCCCAGAACGCAGGCAGTTTTTTTGAGAAAGGGGATTGCTCCAGGAACGAATGCCTGGTTTGCGACAGAATATTTAATACGGGCTGAGGCGGTGGAGACGGATAAGCATGGCGCGCTGATCTATGCCAGTCGCGATGCTCTGAAGCCTGAACTGTGGCAGGCTATCGAAGATATTGAACGGCGCGGCGATGGGCGCTTGCAGACACGTATTATTGCTGAGCTGCCATATGAGTCAGAAATAGGCCCTTGGGGCCGCCGTGAGATTGCGAGAAAGTTTGCTGTCTGGTTTGAGGAACTAGGCTTGCCGCACGTTATTGTGGTGCATCGCCCTGACGATCATGGTGACCAACGGAATTATCATTTGCACGTCGTGTTTCATGATCGGTCGATCTCGATAGTTGATGGCGATCTGTGGTGGGAAAACCGTAAAGATCCGAGATTTTATGCGGGCAAAAAGTCAAATGGTCCTGTGGTCGAACTGCGCCGTTTGTATGCAGACCTCTGCAACGAGCAGTTTGCATGGGCGGGATTACCACGACGCTTTGACCCCGCAAGTTATAAAGAGCTGGGGATAGAGGCTCATCCTGCCAAACATCTCGGTAAGGACGCGTCAGCGCTTGAGCGTTCCGGGCAGCGAACCGCAAGCGGTGATCAGAACTTCCATATTGCACTGGAACGCAGTTATAACCTTGCGAGAGACGCCTATGTGGGCCGTCGGTCTAAGATACACAAGGCGCTTGAAGACGCGCAGAAAATCAAAGACCGGTTGGTTGCGGCTCATCGTAGGGTGCTGAGTATTTTTGCTGAGGAGGGTGCGGGCTGGCGCTTGGCCAGGAGAGAGCCGCCCAAAACAAAAAGGCACGCGAGGGCGCGCCCGGTGGAAGCTTCCTTAGCTCAGGCTATTGAGGCCATCGAGACATCGATCAAATCAATTGAGTGGGCCATGCCAATCCCGGGATGGAGCGTCTTCGCTGATTGGCGCTTAAGCCTGCTGAGGGATGTGTGGCCTGTGTTCCTAGAGCAGGGCAGGCTTGCCGAGCTTGCTAATGTGATGCGCGAGCATTTTTCAAAGCGGTATGAGGCTGCTCACTCCGTGGAGAGGAGGCATCTTGATGCGGTTGGGGCCAATGCTGACAAGTTGCTGTGGGAAGCGGAGGGCCAAGTGCATCTGGCGGAGGCTGCAGAAGCCTGGCTCAGGATGGATTCCGGGGAAAAGGTAGAGCTGTCACCGTCTGGGCCAGCTTCGCAGTATTTGCGTGATTGGCAGCCAAAGAGAAGTCGGTTCCTTGGCTGGTGA